A window of Synergistaceae bacterium genomic DNA:
TTCTATATGTAGTAATCATAATGTAGATTATGCCGCCTATGGCCATCTTGGCGACGGTAATATGCATGTAACTATCTATATAGAAAAAGAAAATCCCAAATGGCATGAAATTATTGAAGGCGCCTGTCTGGAAGTCTATGAACTTGTAAAAAACCTCGGCGGAACTTTGACCGGAGAGCACGGTGTGGGCCTTAAAAGGGTCAAGTATATCCCATTTTTTCTCGATGAGGCTCAAATAGACCTTATACGCAGGGTAAAGCTTGCGTTTGATCCAAATAACATCCTTAATCCAGGGAAGATCGTTCCATGGGATTAAAAAAGACCCGCTGAATCAGAGAGGCAGCCCAAAGCTCAGGCTTTGGACTGCCTTATGGTGAGATCTCACTTTTCCATTCCTTAAATCTATTGACGGCAACGTAAACTAAAGGTTGGGTTTGCAGCGTGCCAGCAGATATGCATCTATATAGCCGCCATCGTCGGATATTGCCCAGTCTTTCGCTATGCCTTCGACTTTGAACCCCGTTGACTTGCAGAGTTTGAGCGCTGGTATGTTCTCTGTTGCGATCTTCGCCTCGACGCGCTCAAGTAAGAGCTCTTTATCGGCTAGTTCAAGAGCCGATAACATGAGAGCTTTCCCTATCCCCTGTCCCTGCCACTTGATGCCGACCATTGTCTCGAGCGTTGCCAGCCTGCGGAAATATATCTGCGGGTCGACGCGCAGCAGGAGTACCGCGCATATCTCTGTAGGCGGGGTCTCGGTCTCAAGAACCAGCATGTGGTCAAACCCGGTGAGTTTAACAATAAGATTCTCCGCATCGGCAAAATTGATACTGGATATGTCCATGTTTTTGCTCACTGTAATATCTGTACTGATTTCACGTATCTGTGCGGCGTCCTCTTTTTTTACAGGTCTGATTATCATTGGGAAACCCCTTTTTTGTTTATGCGGCCAAGAAGATATTCGTCGACAAATCTGCCGTCTTTTACTGCCGCGTGCTTTCTCGTCGCCTCTATCCTGAAATCGCATTTTTTATAGAGTTCGATTGCCGCCGTGTTGTCGATGAGCACAAGCAGTTCCAGTCTGTGAAGTTTCAAGACATTGTCGGCTTCGTCCAACAGCCGGCCCATCAGAGCGCTACCTATCCCTCTGCCCTGAAAATCTCTGTCGACCATTATTGAGAGTGTCGCACTATGACTGCGGCGGGAACTTTTATTTTTCAGCATTGTAGCCATTCCGACTAATTCGTCATTTTCTACTGCGACGAAAGCCCTGTCGTCACTGCTGAGTGATTTAAGAAAATCAATGGTTACTTGGAGCCTTTCGCTCGACAGTGCAAGGACTTCTTCTCTTACTCCGTCCTGTCTTCTGATGCGAGATATGTCATCCGCATCTTCAATTTTAACCGGCCTTATTTCCAAAATTACGTCGCCTCCAAATGTATGGTTACGTTTAATTCCAGCTGGATCTATTTTACATGAGACTTGCTCAAAATTAACATCGATAAGTATTCTCTTCTTGACATAATAAACTTGCAGTCTATACTTTATAGCAGTTTTAAATTAAGGTTGTTGTAAATATCATAATATACGGAGGCGTTGTATAATGATGATAGGAAAGAAAATGGAAGAAAGCATTAACAGCCAGATACAGGCGGAATTTGACTCATCTTATCTTTATCTGTCTATGGCTGCATGGTTTGAGAATCAGGATCTGCCTGGCTGCTCCCATTGGATGAAAAAACAGGCCGAAGAGGAATCTAAGCATGGGATGAAGTTCTACGAGTACCTGGTTTCCCGCGGGGGACGAGTGGTACTTAAGGCGATCAGTGCCCCCAAGAGTGAATGGGAGAGCGCAACGAATGTTTTTGCTGATGTTCTGGCACATGAAGAGAAGGTTACGTCTCTTATTTATAAAATGGCAGAGCTCGCGGAAAAAGAGAAAGATTATGCAACAATGAGTATGCTAAACTGGTTCATAGACGAACAGGTCGAAGAAGAAGAGAACGCAAGGGCAATTCTCAATAAGTTACATAAACTTGGGGAGATCCCTATCTCTCTCAGCATGCTTGACAGGGAACTGGGAATGAGAGCATAACTGACATAGAGTTCGCTTGATATTCAGGGCATCTGCGGATGCCTTTTTTTATGTTGTGAATATATTGTTGGACCATGGGGGAGTCAGCATGGATAATAAAATAGAAATGAAGTCACTGTTCAGTATGACCTATGGTATGTACATAGTCAGCACAGCCGTTGAAGGGAAACTCAACGGTCAGGTCGCCAATGCGGTAATGCAGATCACGGGTGACCCTGTATGTGTCACGACATGCCTCAATAAAGCGAACCTTACTGCGGAGATGATCGGCAAAAGCGGATTTTTCTCAGTTTCTATCCTTGAGATCGATGTCCCTATGACGTTTATCGGACAGTTTGGCTTCAAATCTGG
This region includes:
- a CDS encoding FAD-binding oxidoreductase produces the protein SICSNHNVDYAAYGHLGDGNMHVTIYIEKENPKWHEIIEGACLEVYELVKNLGGTLTGEHGVGLKRVKYIPFFLDEAQIDLIRRVKLAFDPNNILNPGKIVPWD
- a CDS encoding ferritin, with protein sequence MMIGKKMEESINSQIQAEFDSSYLYLSMAAWFENQDLPGCSHWMKKQAEEESKHGMKFYEYLVSRGGRVVLKAISAPKSEWESATNVFADVLAHEEKVTSLIYKMAELAEKEKDYATMSMLNWFIDEQVEEEENARAILNKLHKLGEIPISLSMLDRELGMRA
- a CDS encoding GNAT family N-acetyltransferase, with protein sequence MIIRPVKKEDAAQIREISTDITVSKNMDISSINFADAENLIVKLTGFDHMLVLETETPPTEICAVLLLRVDPQIYFRRLATLETMVGIKWQGQGIGKALMLSALELADKELLLERVEAKIATENIPALKLCKSTGFKVEGIAKDWAISDDGGYIDAYLLARCKPNL
- a CDS encoding flavin reductase family protein, translating into MDNKIEMKSLFSMTYGMYIVSTAVEGKLNGQVANAVMQITGDPVCVTTCLNKANLTAEMIGKSGFFSVSILEIDVPMTFIGQFGFKSGRDINKFENVNFLIGETGAPMVTDWSIGTFEAKVLHTMELPTHVLFVGEVISCKFLKEATPLTYADYHLIKKGKSPKTAPTFGFNTLK
- a CDS encoding GNAT family N-acetyltransferase yields the protein MEIRPVKIEDADDISRIRRQDGVREEVLALSSERLQVTIDFLKSLSSDDRAFVAVENDELVGMATMLKNKSSRRSHSATLSIMVDRDFQGRGIGSALMGRLLDEADNVLKLHRLELLVLIDNTAAIELYKKCDFRIEATRKHAAVKDGRFVDEYLLGRINKKGVSQ